Proteins encoded within one genomic window of Streptomyces kaniharaensis:
- a CDS encoding inositol monophosphatase family protein gives MELWTLTEGVEAAVREVGAKLAAQRPAEPTPGRTPQEAMARFAEVDGPAAAELRERLAALRPAAGWVDEELDGTVPAEGEWWLCDATDGAVQYLLGQPQWAVTATLVRDGAAVLAVVHAPELAGGRTYRAVLGGGAQLDGRPIAPLPRELGVTVAGTSQPPLVAADPVALRRAGESLSAMAGAVLAVRNLGPTALQVAQVGSGHLSLFWEYGADAGNLLSGALIASEAGATVTDAAGAAWTATADSFLAAAPGLHEDAVGVLRAVS, from the coding sequence ATGGAGCTGTGGACGCTGACGGAGGGCGTGGAGGCCGCGGTGCGCGAGGTCGGCGCGAAGCTGGCGGCGCAGCGGCCCGCCGAGCCCACCCCGGGGCGGACGCCCCAGGAGGCGATGGCGCGCTTCGCCGAGGTGGACGGCCCGGCCGCCGCCGAACTGCGGGAGCGGCTGGCCGCCCTGCGCCCGGCGGCCGGGTGGGTCGACGAGGAGCTCGACGGCACGGTGCCCGCCGAGGGCGAGTGGTGGCTATGCGACGCCACCGACGGCGCCGTGCAGTACCTGCTCGGCCAGCCGCAGTGGGCGGTCACCGCGACGCTCGTCCGGGACGGCGCGGCCGTGCTGGCCGTGGTGCACGCGCCCGAACTCGCCGGCGGGCGGACCTACCGCGCGGTGCTCGGCGGCGGCGCGCAGCTGGACGGGCGGCCGATCGCGCCGCTGCCGCGCGAGCTGGGGGTGACCGTCGCCGGCACCAGCCAGCCGCCGCTGGTCGCCGCCGACCCGGTGGCGCTGCGCCGGGCCGGCGAATCGCTGTCCGCGATGGCGGGCGCCGTGCTGGCGGTGCGCAACCTCGGGCCGACCGCCCTCCAGGTGGCCCAGGTCGGCTCCGGGCACCTGTCGCTGTTCTGGGAGTACGGCGCCGACGCGGGCAACCTGCTGTCCGGCGCGCTGATCGCGAGCGAGGCGGGCGCGACGGTGACGGACGCCGCCGGAGCGGCCTGGACGGCCACCGCCGACAGCTTCCTCGCCGCCGCGCCCGGGCTGCACGAGGACGCGGTGGGGGTGCTGCGGGCCGTCAGCTGA
- a CDS encoding amidohydrolase family protein: protein MNPVTDEAEKVRAFWRALGLPGLMDVHTHFMPKSVLDKVWAYFDAAGPLVNRPWPITYREAEEQRVRRLRDFGVRAFTSMLYPHKPGMAAWLNAWSADFAARTPDCLHTATFFPEPEAPGYVARAIEDGARVFKAHLQVGGYDPADRRLDEVWGLLAETGTPVVTHCGSGPVPGRFTGPGPIAEVLARHPGLVLVVAHLGMPEYRDFLDLAERHRAVRLDTTIAFTDFAEADVPFPRDELPRVRGLQDRILLGSDFPNIPYRYVHQLEALAGLGLGEEWLRAVCHDNAAALFGIS, encoded by the coding sequence ATGAACCCGGTGACCGACGAGGCCGAGAAAGTCCGCGCCTTCTGGCGGGCTCTCGGCCTCCCCGGCCTGATGGACGTGCACACCCACTTCATGCCGAAGAGCGTCCTCGACAAGGTGTGGGCGTACTTCGACGCCGCCGGCCCGCTGGTGAACCGCCCCTGGCCGATCACCTACCGCGAGGCGGAGGAGCAGCGCGTCCGGCGGCTGCGGGACTTCGGCGTCCGTGCGTTCACGTCCATGCTCTACCCGCACAAGCCCGGCATGGCCGCGTGGCTGAACGCCTGGTCCGCCGACTTCGCCGCCCGCACCCCGGACTGCCTGCACACCGCGACGTTCTTCCCCGAGCCCGAGGCGCCCGGGTACGTGGCGCGCGCGATCGAGGACGGCGCCCGGGTGTTCAAGGCGCACCTCCAGGTCGGCGGCTACGACCCGGCGGACCGGCGGCTGGACGAGGTGTGGGGCCTGCTCGCCGAGACCGGCACCCCGGTGGTGACGCACTGCGGATCCGGGCCGGTGCCCGGCAGGTTCACCGGCCCCGGCCCGATCGCCGAGGTGCTGGCCCGGCACCCGGGGCTGGTGCTGGTGGTCGCCCATCTCGGCATGCCCGAGTACCGGGACTTCCTCGACCTCGCGGAGCGCCACCGCGCCGTCCGGCTGGACACCACCATCGCGTTCACCGACTTCGCCGAGGCCGACGTCCCGTTCCCGCGCGACGAACTGCCGCGCGTGCGCGGGCTGCAGGACCGCATCCTGCTCGGCAGCGACTTCCCGAACATCCCGTACCGGTACGTCCACCAGCTGGAGGCGCTGGCCGGGCTGGGCCTGGGGGAGGAGTGGCTGCGGGCCGTCTGCCACGACAACGCGGCCGCGCTCTTCGGGATCAGCTGA
- a CDS encoding acyl-CoA dehydrogenase family protein, producing MTATHEVTNQVPLPYGHDTAADPTLLAALHRAGAGWAEPELRELGRLAGSEQAAEWGRLANENPPVLRTHDRFGHRIDEVEFHPYWHELMRTAVSYGLHAAPWRDERPGAHSARAAKFFVWGQVEAGHTCPISMTYAAVPALRANPSLAGELEPLLAATTYDYGLREPRSKRGLIAGMSMTEKQGGSDVRTNTTTATPHADGTYRLTGHKWFTSAPMSDLFLTLAQAPGGLSCFMLPRVLPDGSRNRLHLMRLKDKLGNKSNASAELEYDGAVGWLVGEEGRGVPTIIEMVNMTRLDCTIGGASGMRYGVTRAIHHALHRRAFGRALVDQPLMRNVLADLVVESEAATAVAMRLAHATDLALAGDETEVLVRRLGLAVAKYWVCKRGPAHAAEALECLGGNGYVEESGMPRLYREAPLVSIWEGSGNVAALDALRAMARRPETVDAFLGELDAAAGADRRLDAAVADLRKQLTDLTDLEYRTRRLVEAMALAFQGSLLVRYGSPAVADAFCATRLGGDHGAAFGTLPAGLDVAGIIDRARPVPA from the coding sequence ATGACAGCGACGCATGAGGTCACCAACCAGGTGCCCCTGCCGTACGGACACGACACCGCCGCCGACCCCACCCTGCTCGCCGCCCTGCACCGGGCCGGCGCCGGCTGGGCCGAGCCGGAGCTGCGTGAACTCGGCCGCCTGGCCGGCTCCGAGCAGGCCGCCGAGTGGGGCCGGCTGGCCAACGAGAACCCGCCCGTGCTGCGCACCCACGACCGCTTCGGCCACCGGATCGACGAGGTCGAGTTCCACCCGTACTGGCACGAGCTGATGCGCACCGCCGTCTCGTACGGCCTGCACGCCGCGCCCTGGCGGGACGAGCGGCCCGGCGCGCATTCGGCCCGCGCGGCGAAGTTCTTCGTCTGGGGCCAGGTCGAGGCCGGCCACACCTGCCCGATCTCGATGACCTACGCCGCCGTTCCCGCCCTGCGCGCGAACCCGTCCCTGGCGGGCGAGTTGGAGCCGCTGCTGGCCGCGACCACGTACGACTACGGGCTGCGCGAGCCGCGCAGCAAGCGCGGGCTGATCGCCGGCATGTCGATGACCGAGAAGCAGGGCGGCTCGGACGTCCGCACCAACACCACCACCGCCACCCCGCACGCCGACGGCACCTACCGCCTCACCGGCCACAAGTGGTTCACCTCCGCGCCGATGTCCGACCTGTTCCTGACGCTGGCCCAGGCGCCGGGCGGTCTCAGCTGTTTCATGCTGCCCCGGGTCCTGCCGGACGGCAGCCGCAACCGCCTGCACCTCATGCGGCTCAAGGACAAGCTCGGCAACAAGTCCAACGCCTCGGCCGAGTTGGAGTACGACGGCGCGGTCGGCTGGCTGGTCGGCGAGGAGGGCCGGGGCGTGCCGACCATCATCGAGATGGTCAACATGACCCGCCTCGACTGCACCATCGGCGGCGCGTCCGGCATGCGCTACGGCGTCACGCGGGCGATCCACCACGCGCTCCACCGGCGGGCGTTCGGCAGGGCGCTGGTGGACCAGCCGCTGATGCGCAACGTGCTGGCCGACCTGGTGGTGGAGTCCGAGGCGGCCACCGCCGTCGCCATGCGGCTCGCCCACGCCACCGACCTCGCCCTCGCCGGGGACGAAACCGAGGTGCTGGTACGGCGGTTGGGCCTGGCCGTCGCCAAGTACTGGGTCTGCAAGCGCGGTCCGGCGCACGCGGCGGAGGCGCTGGAGTGCCTGGGCGGCAACGGCTACGTGGAGGAGTCCGGCATGCCCCGGCTGTACCGCGAGGCGCCGCTGGTCTCGATCTGGGAGGGCTCCGGGAACGTCGCCGCCCTGGACGCGCTGCGCGCCATGGCCAGGCGCCCGGAGACCGTCGACGCCTTCCTCGGCGAACTCGACGCCGCCGCCGGGGCGGACCGCCGTCTGGACGCGGCCGTGGCCGACCTGCGCAAGCAGCTCACCGACCTGACCGACCTGGAGTACCGGACCCGCCGGCTGGTCGAGGCCATGGCCCTGGCCTTCCAGGGCTCGCTGCTGGTCCGGTACGGCAGCCCGGCGGTGGCCGACGCGTTCTGCGCCACCCGCCTCGGCGGCGATCACGGGGCGGCCTTCGGCACCCTGCCGGCCGGCCTGGACGTGGCCGGGATCATCGACCGCGCCCGCCCGGTGCCCGCATGA